One genomic segment of Pseudomonas sp. p1(2021b) includes these proteins:
- the nusA gene encoding transcription termination factor NusA, which yields MSKEVLLVVESVSNEKGVPPGVIFEALEVALATATKKRFEDEVDLRVEINRHTGSYETFRRWTVVDENDLDDPAIETWLSKIQDTHPDAKIGDVIEEKIESIEFGRIAAQTAKQVIVQKVREAERAQVVDAYRERVGEIISGTVKKVTRDNVIVDLGNNAEALLAREDIIPRETFRVGVRLRALLKEIRTENRGPQLILSRTAPQMLIELFRIEVPEIAEGLIEVMAASRDPGSRAKIAVRSKDKRIDPQGACIGMRGSRVQAVSGELGGERVDIVLWDENPAQFVINAMSPAEVAAIIVDEDAHAMDIAVAEDNLAQAIGRGGQNVRLASQLTGWTLNVMTEKDIQAKQQAETGDILRNFIEELEVDEELAQVLVDEGFTSLEEIAYVPLEEMLNIDGFDEDIVNELRARAKDRLLTKAIATEEKLADAHPADDLLSLEGMDKDLAAELAVRGVVNREDLAEQSIDDLLDIDGIDEERAGKLIMAARAHWFE from the coding sequence ATGAGCAAAGAAGTACTGCTGGTTGTTGAATCGGTATCCAACGAAAAAGGTGTACCGCCCGGCGTCATTTTCGAAGCGCTGGAAGTGGCCCTGGCCACTGCAACCAAAAAACGTTTTGAGGACGAAGTCGACCTGCGTGTGGAAATCAACCGCCACACCGGTAGCTACGAGACCTTCCGTCGCTGGACCGTGGTCGACGAGAACGACCTGGACGATCCGGCGATCGAGACCTGGCTGAGCAAGATCCAGGACACGCATCCGGACGCCAAGATCGGTGACGTGATCGAAGAGAAGATCGAGTCGATCGAGTTCGGCCGCATCGCCGCCCAGACCGCCAAGCAGGTGATCGTGCAGAAGGTTCGCGAAGCCGAGCGCGCCCAGGTGGTCGACGCCTACCGCGAACGTGTTGGCGAGATCATCTCCGGCACGGTCAAGAAGGTGACCCGCGACAACGTCATCGTCGACCTGGGCAACAACGCCGAGGCGTTGCTGGCCCGTGAAGACATCATTCCACGTGAGACCTTCCGTGTCGGCGTGCGCCTGCGCGCACTGCTCAAGGAGATCCGCACCGAGAATCGCGGCCCGCAGCTGATCCTGTCGCGCACCGCGCCTCAGATGCTGATCGAGCTGTTCCGCATCGAAGTGCCGGAAATCGCCGAAGGCCTCATCGAAGTCATGGCCGCCTCCCGTGATCCGGGGTCGCGTGCCAAGATCGCCGTCCGCTCCAAGGACAAGCGCATCGACCCGCAAGGTGCCTGCATCGGCATGCGCGGTTCGCGCGTCCAGGCCGTATCCGGCGAGCTGGGCGGTGAGCGCGTGGATATCGTCCTGTGGGACGAGAACCCGGCGCAATTCGTCATCAACGCCATGTCGCCTGCCGAGGTTGCAGCGATCATCGTTGATGAGGACGCCCATGCGATGGACATTGCCGTCGCCGAAGACAACCTGGCCCAGGCCATTGGCCGTGGCGGTCAGAACGTTCGCCTGGCCAGTCAGCTGACCGGCTGGACCCTGAACGTGATGACCGAGAAGGATATCCAGGCCAAGCAGCAAGCAGAAACCGGCGACATCCTGCGCAATTTCATCGAGGAACTGGAAGTCGACGAGGAGCTGGCCCAAGTGCTGGTCGACGAAGGCTTCACCAGCCTCGAGGAAATTGCCTACGTACCGTTGGAAGAAATGCTCAACATCGATGGCTTTGACGAGGACATCGTCAATGAGCTTCGCGCTCGTGCCAAGGACCGTTTGTTGACCAAGGCCATCGCTACCGAAGAAAAACTGGCAGACGCCCACCCGGCCGACGACCTGCTCTCCCTCGAGGGCATGGACAAGGACCTGGCGGCGGAACTGGCGGTGCGCGGCGTGGTTAACCGCGAAGACCTGGCCGAGCAGTCGATTGACGATCTGCTCGACATCGACGGCATCGACGAAGAGCGTGCCGGCAAGTTGATCATGGCCGCCCGAGCCCACTGGTTCGAGTAA
- the folP gene encoding dihydropteroate synthase: MTSQQYPTRLPCGNRVLDLSRTHVMGILNVTPDSFSDGGRFSQRDEALRHAEAMVAAGATLIDIGGESTRPGARAVSPTEELERVAPMVEAINSRLDVIISVDTSTPAVMRESARLGAGLINDVRALERDGALDAAAATGLPVCLMHMRGEPGNMQDNPHYDDVSVDVTRYLEERMAACAAAGIDAERIILDPGFGFAKTLEHNLSLFKHMEVLYRLGRPLLVGVSRKSMIGLTLDRPVGERLYGSLALAALAMTKGASILRVHDVAETVDVVRMIAAVQNAE; encoded by the coding sequence ATGACCTCACAGCAGTACCCGACCCGGTTGCCTTGCGGCAACCGGGTTCTTGATTTGTCCCGTACCCATGTCATGGGTATCCTCAATGTCACCCCCGATTCCTTCTCCGACGGCGGGCGCTTCAGTCAGCGTGACGAGGCCTTGCGCCACGCCGAGGCGATGGTGGCGGCCGGCGCGACCCTGATCGATATCGGTGGCGAGTCCACCCGCCCTGGGGCGCGGGCGGTTTCGCCCACCGAGGAGCTGGAGCGCGTGGCGCCCATGGTCGAGGCGATCAACAGCCGCCTTGACGTGATCATCTCGGTCGACACGTCTACGCCAGCCGTCATGCGCGAGTCGGCCCGCCTGGGCGCAGGCCTGATCAACGATGTGCGCGCCCTGGAGCGCGACGGCGCGCTGGATGCAGCCGCGGCCACCGGCTTGCCGGTGTGTCTCATGCACATGCGTGGCGAGCCCGGCAACATGCAGGACAATCCACATTACGACGATGTGTCCGTGGATGTGACGCGCTATCTTGAAGAGCGGATGGCGGCATGCGCAGCCGCCGGGATCGACGCCGAACGGATCATCCTCGATCCGGGCTTCGGTTTCGCCAAGACGCTCGAGCATAACCTGAGCCTGTTCAAACACATGGAAGTGCTCTACCGCCTGGGGCGCCCGTTGCTGGTCGGGGTCTCGCGCAAGAGCATGATCGGCCTGACGCTGGATCGTCCTGTCGGTGAGCGGCTTTACGGCAGCCTGGCGCTGGCCGCGCTGGCCATGACCAAGGGTGCGAGCATCCTGCGCGTGCACGACGTGGCCGAAACCGTCGACGTGGTACGCATGATTGCCGCGGTGCAGAACGCCGAATAA
- the rbfA gene encoding 30S ribosome-binding factor RbfA produces MAKEYSRTQRIGDQMQRELAELIRREVKDPRVGLVTITAVDVSRDLGHAKVFITVMGQDGTDAVPQTLKALNSAASFLRLHLGRVMQLRSVPQLHFHFDESVSRGAHLSALIERAVAEDRLHKDADKADAEE; encoded by the coding sequence ATGGCAAAAGAATATAGCCGTACCCAACGCATCGGCGATCAGATGCAGCGTGAGCTGGCCGAGCTGATCCGTCGCGAAGTCAAGGATCCGCGAGTTGGCCTGGTGACCATCACCGCCGTGGATGTCAGCCGCGACCTGGGCCATGCCAAGGTCTTCATCACCGTCATGGGCCAGGACGGCACCGATGCCGTGCCGCAGACGCTCAAGGCGCTCAACAGCGCTGCGAGCTTCCTGCGCCTGCACCTGGGCCGTGTCATGCAACTGCGCAGCGTGCCGCAGCTGCATTTCCACTTCGACGAGAGTGTCAGCCGTGGTGCCCACCTGTCGGCGCTGATCGAGCGTGCCGTGGCCGAGGATCGCCTGCACAAGGATGCCGACAAAGCGGACGCCGAGGAGTAA
- the infB gene encoding translation initiation factor IF-2, with translation MTQVTVKELAQEVEAPVERLLQQMREAGLPHTDAGQVVTDNEKQVLLTHLKSSHKSKAEEPRKITLQRKTTSTLRVAGSKSISVEVRKKKVFVQRSPEEIQAEQKRELEERRAAENAAREKADAEARQRAEEQARRQAAEAASAAPAAKAEPAPAPVAAPVVAEAPVSEDAAARAAERKKDETRRNESRTRDDDRRGGGERRGEAPRVSIKVKVKEKEKAPTPRAAPRTTDEESDGFRRGRGGKGKPKKRNQHGFQNPTGPVIRDVTIGETITVSELAQQMSVKAAEVVKFMFKLGTPVTINQVLDQETAQLVAEELGHKVTLISDTALEDSLAESLKFEGEVEPRAPVVTVMGHVDHGKTSLLDYIRRAKVAAGEAGGITQHIGAYHVETDRGMVTFLDTPGHAAFTAMRARGAKATDIVILVVAADDGVMPQTREAVQHAKAAGVPLVVAVNKIDKPGADIDRIRNELAVEGVTSEDWGGDTPFVKVSAKMGTGVDELLEAVLLQAEILELTATPTAPGRGVVVESRLDKGRGPVATILVQDGTLRQGDMVLVGSNYGRVRAMLDENGKPVKEAGPSIPVEILGLDGTPEAGDELSVVADEKKAREVALFRQGKYREVKLARAHAGKLENIFETMGQEEKKTLNIVLKTDVRGSLEALQGSLSSLGNDEVQVRVIGGGVGGITESDANLALASNAVLFGFNVRADAGARKIVEQEGLDMRYYNVIYDIIEDVKKALTGMLGSDVRENILGVAEVRDVFRSPKFGAIAGCMVIEGTVYRNRPIRVLREDVVIFEGELESLRRFKDDASEVRNGMECGIGVKSYNDVKVGDKIEVFEKVQVARTL, from the coding sequence ATGACGCAAGTCACGGTGAAAGAGCTGGCCCAAGAGGTCGAGGCACCGGTAGAGCGCCTGCTGCAGCAGATGCGTGAGGCAGGTCTGCCGCACACCGACGCCGGTCAGGTAGTGACCGACAATGAAAAGCAGGTTCTGCTGACTCATTTGAAGAGCAGCCACAAGAGCAAGGCGGAAGAGCCGCGCAAGATCACCTTGCAGCGCAAGACCACCAGCACCCTGCGTGTCGCCGGTAGCAAGAGCATCAGCGTAGAAGTACGCAAGAAGAAAGTATTCGTGCAGCGCAGCCCGGAAGAAATCCAGGCTGAGCAGAAGCGTGAGCTGGAAGAGCGCCGTGCAGCCGAAAACGCTGCTCGCGAAAAAGCCGACGCCGAAGCGCGCCAGCGCGCCGAAGAGCAGGCCCGTCGCCAGGCCGCCGAAGCCGCCTCCGCGGCGCCTGCGGCCAAGGCCGAGCCGGCTCCGGCGCCTGTCGCCGCACCGGTAGTGGCCGAGGCCCCAGTCTCCGAAGACGCAGCCGCCCGTGCCGCCGAGCGCAAGAAGGACGAGACCCGCCGCAACGAAAGCCGTACCCGCGACGACGACCGTCGTGGGGGTGGCGAGCGCCGTGGCGAAGCCCCGCGCGTTTCGATCAAGGTCAAGGTCAAGGAAAAGGAAAAAGCGCCTACGCCTCGCGCAGCGCCTCGTACCACCGACGAAGAGAGCGATGGTTTCCGTCGCGGTCGCGGTGGCAAGGGCAAGCCGAAGAAGCGCAACCAGCACGGCTTCCAGAACCCGACCGGTCCAGTCATCCGTGACGTGACCATCGGCGAGACCATCACCGTTTCCGAGCTGGCGCAGCAGATGTCGGTCAAGGCCGCTGAAGTCGTCAAGTTCATGTTCAAGCTGGGCACCCCGGTCACCATCAACCAGGTGCTCGACCAGGAAACCGCTCAGCTGGTAGCCGAGGAACTGGGCCACAAGGTGACCCTGATCAGCGACACCGCCCTGGAAGACTCCCTGGCCGAATCGCTGAAGTTCGAAGGTGAAGTCGAGCCGCGTGCACCGGTCGTGACCGTCATGGGCCACGTCGACCACGGTAAGACCTCGCTGCTCGACTATATCCGTCGTGCCAAGGTTGCCGCTGGCGAGGCCGGTGGTATCACCCAGCACATCGGTGCCTACCACGTGGAAACCGACCGTGGCATGGTCACCTTCCTCGACACCCCAGGCCACGCCGCGTTCACCGCGATGCGTGCCCGTGGTGCCAAGGCCACCGACATCGTCATCCTGGTGGTGGCGGCGGACGACGGCGTGATGCCGCAGACCCGCGAAGCGGTACAGCACGCCAAGGCTGCCGGCGTTCCGCTGGTGGTCGCGGTGAACAAGATCGACAAGCCGGGTGCCGATATCGACCGCATCCGTAACGAGCTGGCCGTCGAAGGCGTGACCTCCGAGGACTGGGGTGGCGATACCCCGTTCGTCAAGGTCTCCGCGAAGATGGGTACCGGTGTCGACGAACTGCTCGAAGCGGTCCTGCTGCAGGCCGAGATTCTCGAGCTCACCGCCACCCCGACCGCTCCAGGCCGTGGTGTCGTGGTCGAGTCTCGCCTGGACAAGGGCCGTGGCCCGGTGGCGACCATCCTGGTCCAGGACGGTACCCTGCGTCAGGGCGACATGGTTCTGGTCGGCTCCAACTATGGCCGCGTGCGCGCCATGCTCGACGAGAACGGCAAGCCTGTGAAGGAAGCTGGCCCGTCGATCCCGGTCGAGATCCTCGGCCTGGACGGTACCCCGGAAGCCGGTGACGAGCTGTCCGTGGTCGCCGACGAGAAGAAGGCCCGCGAGGTTGCCCTGTTCCGTCAAGGCAAGTACCGCGAGGTCAAGCTGGCACGTGCTCACGCAGGCAAGCTGGAAAACATCTTCGAGACCATGGGTCAGGAAGAGAAGAAGACCCTCAACATCGTCCTCAAGACCGACGTGCGTGGCTCCCTGGAAGCATTGCAGGGTTCGCTGTCGAGCCTGGGCAACGACGAAGTTCAGGTGCGCGTGATCGGTGGCGGCGTCGGTGGTATCACCGAGAGCGATGCCAACCTGGCGCTGGCTTCGAATGCAGTACTGTTCGGCTTCAACGTGCGTGCCGATGCCGGTGCGCGCAAGATCGTCGAGCAGGAAGGTCTGGATATGCGTTACTACAACGTGATCTACGACATCATCGAAGACGTCAAGAAGGCCCTGACCGGCATGCTCGGCAGCGATGTTCGCGAGAACATCCTGGGTGTCGCCGAAGTGCGTGACGTGTTCCGCTCGCCGAAGTTCGGCGCCATTGCCGGCTGCATGGTCATCGAAGGTACCGTGTACCGCAACCGTCCGATCCGCGTACTGCGCGAGGACGTGGTGATCTTCGAAGGCGAACTGGAATCGCTGCGTCGCTTCAAGGACGACGCCTCCGAAGTGCGTAACGGCATGGAGTGCGGTATCGGCGTCAAGAGCTACAACGACGTCAAGGTCGGCGACAAGATCGAAGTCTTCGAGAAAGTCCAGGTGGCTCGTACCCTGTAA
- the glmM gene encoding phosphoglucosamine mutase translates to MSRKYFGTDGIRGRVGEYPITPDFMLKLGWAAGMAFRKQGNCRVLVGKDTRISGYMFESALEAGLSAAGADVLLLGPMPTPAIAYLTRTFHAEAGIVISASHNPHDDNGIKFFSGQGTKLPDEVELMIEELLDQPMTVVESSKLGKVSRINDAAGRYIEFCKSSVPSSTSFDGLKLVVDCAHGATYKVAPSVFRELGAEVTVLHAQPDGLNINENCGSTHIESLQAAVLVGHADLGIAFDGDGDRVLMVDHTGAIVDGDELLFIIARDLKDRGKLQGGVVGTLMSNLGLELALKDLDIPFARAKVGDRYVMAELLERDWQLGGENSGHVVCGNHTTTGDAIIAALQVLMALKRRGETLAQARQGLRKCPQVLINVRFGASKVDPLENPAVQEASAKVTEAMAGRGRVLLRKSGTEPLVRVMVEGDDENQVRGHAEALAKLVGEVCA, encoded by the coding sequence ATGAGCAGAAAATACTTTGGTACCGACGGCATCCGTGGCCGCGTCGGCGAATACCCGATCACTCCCGACTTCATGCTGAAGCTGGGTTGGGCGGCGGGCATGGCCTTCCGCAAGCAAGGCAATTGCCGCGTGCTGGTGGGCAAGGACACGCGCATCTCCGGCTACATGTTCGAGTCCGCTCTCGAGGCCGGCCTGTCCGCGGCTGGTGCCGACGTGTTGCTGCTGGGGCCGATGCCGACGCCGGCGATCGCCTACCTGACGCGTACCTTCCACGCCGAAGCCGGTATCGTCATCAGCGCTTCGCACAACCCGCACGATGACAACGGCATCAAGTTCTTCTCCGGCCAGGGCACCAAGCTGCCCGACGAAGTCGAGCTGATGATCGAGGAGCTGCTCGACCAGCCCATGACCGTGGTCGAGTCGAGCAAGCTGGGCAAGGTGTCGCGCATCAACGACGCGGCCGGCCGCTACATCGAATTCTGCAAGAGCAGCGTGCCGAGCAGTACCAGCTTCGATGGGCTCAAGCTGGTGGTCGACTGCGCCCATGGCGCGACCTACAAGGTGGCGCCAAGCGTCTTCCGTGAGCTGGGGGCGGAGGTCACCGTGCTGCACGCCCAGCCTGATGGCCTGAACATTAATGAAAACTGCGGCTCGACCCATATCGAATCGCTGCAGGCTGCCGTACTGGTGGGGCATGCCGACCTGGGCATCGCCTTTGACGGTGATGGTGATCGGGTGCTGATGGTCGACCATACCGGCGCCATCGTCGATGGTGACGAGCTGCTGTTCATCATTGCCCGCGACCTCAAGGACCGTGGCAAGCTGCAAGGCGGCGTGGTGGGCACCCTGATGAGCAACCTGGGCCTGGAGCTCGCGCTCAAGGACCTCGATATTCCGTTCGCTCGGGCCAAGGTTGGCGACCGTTACGTGATGGCCGAACTGCTTGAGCGTGACTGGCAGCTCGGTGGCGAGAACTCTGGGCATGTGGTGTGCGGCAACCACACCACCACCGGCGATGCGATCATCGCGGCGCTTCAGGTGCTGATGGCGCTCAAGCGCCGGGGCGAGACCCTGGCCCAGGCGCGCCAAGGGCTGCGCAAGTGCCCGCAGGTATTGATCAACGTGCGCTTCGGTGCAAGCAAGGTCGACCCGCTGGAAAACCCCGCCGTGCAGGAGGCCAGTGCCAAGGTCACCGAGGCCATGGCCGGTCGCGGCCGGGTGCTGCTGCGCAAGTCTGGCACCGAGCCTTTGGTTCGGGTGATGGTCGAAGGCGACGACGAAAACCAGGTCCGTGGCCATGCCGAGGCATTGGCCAAGCTGGTTGGCGAAGTTTGTGCCTGA
- the ftsH gene encoding ATP-dependent zinc metalloprotease FtsH gives MAKNLILWLIIAAVLVTVMNNFSSPNEPQTLNYSDFIQQVKDGKVERVTVDGYVITGKRTDGDNFKTIRPAITDNGLIGDLVDNHVTVEGKQPEQQSIWTQLLVASFPILVIIAVFMFFMRQMQGGAGGKGGPMSFGKSKARLLSEDQVKTTLADVAGCDEAKEEVGELVEFLRDPGKFQRLGGRIPRGVLMVGPPGTGKTLLAKAIAGEAKVPFFTISGSDFVEMFVGVGASRVRDMFEQAKKHAPCIIFIDEIDAVGRHRGAGMGGGHDEREQTLNQLLVEMDGFEMNDGIIVIAATNRPDVLDPALLRPGRFDRQVVVGLPDIRGREQILKVHMRKVPVGENVNAAVIARGTPGFSGADLANLVNEASLFAARASKRLVEMKEFELAKDKIMMGAERKTMVMSEKEKQNTAYHEAGHAIVGRLVPEHDPVYKVSIIPRGRALGVTMFLPEEDRYSLSKRALISQICSLYGGRIAEEMTLGFDGVTTGASNDIMRASQIARNMVTKWGLSEKLGPLMYAEEEGEVFLGRSAASQHASVSGETAKLIDSEVRSIIDHCYATAKQILTDNRDKLDAMAEALMKYETIDADQIDDIMAGRTPREPRDWDNDAGTSGNPASQGDRPESPIGGPAAQH, from the coding sequence ATGGCAAAGAATTTGATCCTGTGGTTGATCATCGCGGCAGTCCTCGTGACGGTGATGAACAACTTCTCCAGCCCGAACGAGCCGCAGACCCTCAACTACTCCGACTTCATTCAGCAGGTCAAGGACGGTAAGGTCGAGCGTGTCACCGTCGACGGCTATGTCATTACCGGCAAGCGCACCGACGGCGACAACTTCAAGACCATCCGCCCGGCCATCACCGACAACGGCCTGATCGGCGACCTGGTCGACAACCACGTCACCGTCGAAGGCAAGCAGCCCGAGCAGCAGAGCATCTGGACCCAGTTGCTGGTGGCCAGCTTCCCGATCCTGGTGATCATTGCCGTGTTCATGTTCTTCATGCGCCAGATGCAAGGGGGCGCGGGCGGCAAGGGCGGCCCGATGAGCTTCGGCAAGAGCAAGGCGCGCCTGTTGTCCGAAGACCAGGTCAAGACCACCCTGGCTGACGTCGCTGGTTGCGACGAGGCCAAGGAAGAGGTCGGCGAACTGGTCGAGTTCCTGCGCGACCCGGGCAAGTTCCAGCGCCTGGGTGGCCGCATTCCGCGTGGCGTACTGATGGTCGGCCCGCCCGGTACCGGTAAGACCCTGCTGGCCAAGGCCATCGCGGGCGAGGCCAAGGTGCCGTTCTTCACCATTTCCGGTTCCGACTTCGTCGAGATGTTCGTCGGCGTGGGTGCCAGCCGTGTCCGTGACATGTTCGAGCAGGCGAAGAAGCACGCGCCTTGCATCATCTTCATCGACGAGATCGACGCTGTGGGTCGCCATCGTGGTGCCGGCATGGGCGGTGGTCACGACGAGCGCGAGCAGACCCTCAACCAGTTGCTGGTCGAGATGGACGGCTTCGAGATGAACGACGGCATCATCGTGATCGCCGCCACCAACCGTCCGGATGTCCTGGACCCTGCGCTGCTGCGTCCTGGCCGCTTCGACCGCCAGGTGGTGGTCGGCCTGCCGGATATCCGTGGTCGTGAGCAGATCCTCAAGGTGCACATGCGCAAGGTGCCGGTCGGCGAGAACGTCAACGCGGCTGTCATCGCTCGTGGTACCCCCGGCTTCTCCGGTGCTGACCTCGCCAACCTGGTCAACGAGGCCTCGCTGTTCGCCGCTCGCGCCAGCAAGCGCCTGGTCGAGATGAAGGAGTTCGAGCTGGCCAAGGACAAGATCATGATGGGCGCCGAGCGCAAGACCATGGTCATGTCCGAGAAGGAAAAACAGAACACGGCCTACCATGAGGCGGGCCATGCCATCGTCGGTCGCCTCGTTCCCGAGCACGACCCGGTGTACAAGGTTTCGATCATCCCGCGCGGTCGTGCGCTGGGCGTGACCATGTTCCTTCCCGAGGAAGATCGCTACAGCCTGTCCAAGCGTGCGCTGATCAGCCAGATCTGCTCGCTGTATGGTGGCCGTATCGCCGAGGAAATGACCCTGGGCTTCGACGGCGTCACCACCGGTGCCTCCAACGACATCATGCGCGCCAGCCAGATCGCCCGGAACATGGTCACCAAGTGGGGCCTGTCCGAGAAGCTTGGCCCGCTGATGTATGCCGAGGAGGAGGGCGAGGTGTTCCTCGGTCGCAGCGCGGCGAGCCAGCATGCCAGCGTGTCGGGCGAGACGGCCAAGCTGATCGACTCCGAGGTGCGCAGCATCATCGATCACTGCTACGCCACGGCCAAGCAGATCCTGACCGACAACCGCGACAAGCTCGACGCCATGGCCGAGGCCCTGATGAAGTACGAGACCATCGATGCCGACCAGATCGACGACATCATGGCAGGCCGTACGCCGCGCGAACCGCGTGACTGGGACAACGACGCCGGTACCTCCGGCAACCCGGCCTCCCAGGGCGATCGTCCGGAGTCGCCGATCGGCGGTCCAGCGGCTCAACACTAA
- the rimP gene encoding ribosome maturation factor RimP, whose amino-acid sequence MSSKLEQLQALLAPVVEGLGYQCWGIEYVSQGKHSVLRIYIDKEGGILVDDCEAVSRQASAILDVEDPITNEYTLEVSSPGMDRPLFTLEQFASHAGEQVKIKLRTPFEGRRNFQGLLRGVEDQDVVVQVDNHEFLLPIDSIDKANIIPSFD is encoded by the coding sequence GTGTCGAGCAAGCTAGAACAGTTGCAGGCCTTGTTGGCCCCGGTGGTCGAGGGTCTGGGCTATCAATGCTGGGGGATCGAGTACGTTTCCCAGGGTAAGCATTCGGTACTGCGTATCTATATCGACAAGGAAGGCGGGATCCTGGTCGACGACTGCGAAGCGGTCAGTCGCCAAGCCAGCGCCATCCTCGATGTGGAAGACCCGATCACCAACGAATATACCCTTGAGGTGTCCTCTCCTGGCATGGACCGCCCACTGTTCACTCTGGAACAGTTTGCCTCGCATGCCGGCGAACAAGTGAAGATCAAGCTGCGTACGCCCTTCGAAGGTCGTCGTAACTTCCAGGGCCTTCTCCGCGGCGTGGAGGACCAGGATGTGGTGGTCCAGGTGGACAACCATGAATTCCTGCTGCCGATCGACTCGATCGACAAGGCCAATATTATTCCCAGTTTTGACTGA
- the secG gene encoding preprotein translocase subunit SecG, with protein sequence MLETVVVVFHLLAAVALVVFVLLQQGKGAEAGASFGAGASNTVFGSQGSATFLSKVTAILAATFFLTALGLGYFAKEKAHQLTQAGLPDPAVLEVKEQKPAVNDDVPVLQEKKSETTNTGDVPPPTEEQK encoded by the coding sequence ATGCTGGAAACAGTCGTAGTTGTTTTTCATCTGTTGGCGGCCGTGGCACTCGTAGTGTTCGTGTTGCTGCAACAGGGTAAAGGTGCGGAAGCAGGTGCATCTTTCGGCGCAGGTGCTTCAAATACTGTGTTCGGAAGCCAAGGTTCCGCTACCTTTTTGAGTAAAGTTACTGCTATACTTGCTGCCACTTTCTTTTTGACTGCTCTTGGGTTAGGATACTTCGCTAAAGAGAAAGCTCACCAGCTGACTCAAGCAGGTCTGCCAGATCCAGCAGTGCTGGAAGTCAAAGAGCAGAAGCCGGCAGTAAATGATGATGTACCGGTGCTCCAGGAGAAGAAGAGCGAAACCACCAACACTGGTGATGTACCTCCTCCAACCGAAGAGCAGAAGTAA
- the tpiA gene encoding triose-phosphate isomerase: MRRPMVAGNWKMHGTRASVAELTEGLSNLALPSGVEVAVFPPALFINQVIDGLQGKGIIVGAQNSAVQPEQGALTGEISPVQLAEVGCKLVLIGHSERRQVIGENDEVLNRKFAAAQASGLKPVLCVGETLEEREAGKTLEVVGRQLSSIIDAFGVAAFADAVIAYEPVWAIGTGLTASPQQAQDVHAAIRAQLAALDAEVAQNVQLLYGGSVKAANAAELFGMPDIDGGLIGGASLNADEFGAICRAAGN, encoded by the coding sequence ATGCGTCGCCCCATGGTAGCTGGTAACTGGAAGATGCACGGTACCCGCGCCAGCGTCGCTGAGCTGACCGAGGGCTTGAGCAATCTGGCCCTACCGAGCGGTGTGGAAGTCGCGGTGTTTCCACCGGCGCTGTTCATCAATCAGGTAATTGATGGGCTGCAAGGGAAGGGGATCATCGTCGGAGCCCAGAATTCTGCTGTACAGCCCGAGCAGGGCGCGCTGACCGGGGAAATCTCACCGGTTCAGTTAGCTGAGGTGGGCTGCAAGCTTGTGTTGATCGGGCATTCGGAGCGTCGCCAAGTCATTGGCGAGAATGACGAAGTGCTCAACCGCAAGTTCGCAGCTGCCCAGGCAAGTGGTTTGAAGCCGGTGCTCTGCGTAGGGGAAACCCTCGAGGAGCGCGAGGCAGGCAAGACGCTCGAAGTCGTCGGGCGTCAACTGAGCAGTATCATCGACGCGTTCGGTGTTGCCGCTTTTGCCGATGCGGTAATCGCCTATGAGCCTGTTTGGGCCATCGGCACAGGTCTGACGGCCTCGCCCCAGCAAGCCCAGGATGTGCATGCAGCCATTCGGGCGCAGTTGGCGGCGCTGGACGCTGAAGTTGCCCAGAACGTGCAGCTTCTCTACGGCGGCAGCGTGAAGGCGGCCAATGCGGCCGAACTGTTCGGCATGCCGGATATCGATGGGGGGCTCATTGGTGGAGCGTCCCTGAACGCAGACGAATTCGGTGCAATTTGTCGCGCCGCAGGAAACTGA